Below is a window of Deinococcus radiopugnans ATCC 19172 DNA.
GGCTGTCACCCGGATTTCTGGCGGCACAGTGTTCAGCCGCGCAGTGTTCAGCCGCCCACCTGCCGGGTCCAGTCCTGCAGGTTGTAGTAGTTGCTCACGCGGGCGATCTGGCCGCCATGCACCTCGAAGAACGCGCCCACGGGCAGCGCATAGTTCTGCCCTCTGGCGGCGGGCAGGTCTGCGTCGGTCTTGAGGTACTCGCCGTGGATCACGAATTCGGCGGCGGCACGCACGCCGTCGGCGCTGACCATCACCGTGACGTCGCGGGCTTCCTCGCGGTAGTGGGCGTCCATGTGGGCCAGAAAGGCGGCGAAGGCGGCCTTGCCCAGCTCGGTGCCACCCTGGTTGATGTCGTGTTGCACGTCGTCGCTCAGCAGTTCCAGCATGCCCGCCGGATCGCTGTTGTTGAAGGCAGCGTAGTAGCGCGTGATCAGCTCGTGCGTCCGTGCCTGTGGGCTGGGAACGGCGTCGGTGGCTGGGTGGGGGTCAGTGGTCCGTGAACTCATGCCCGTCAGCATAGGGCGGGCCGGGCCGCGAGGTGGGAGTGGGGGGACCCAGTGTGGCCCGCGCTCGGGTCTACCCGCGCCCAGTCGCGGCGCCGGAAACCGGGGGGACGGGGGGCAGTTGCGCCCCCGAGGACGCTGCATTCTGCTACTTTAGAAACAATTCAGACCGTAGCATCACGCGCCGTTGGCCGGTCCGGTCAGGTGCGTGCGTTCTAAAATGGAGGTTTCCCGCATGAAATCAATGCGTTACATCGTGACCCGCCCCTGCCTGCAAGAAGGCAGCCTGAGCCTTCTCAAGTACCTGCAGTCCACCTTTCCGCAGAGTGGCCCCGCCGTCTTCGTCGACGACAAGGGCGAGGAACACAGCGTGCAGGTGGACACCGAGCGGGCTCGCATCTGGGGCCTGGGCGGGTTGTACCACGCGCAGCATCTGGGCGTGAACGACGTGTTGATCATCACCAATCTGGCCCCGGCGCGCTATCAGGTGGAGGCCATCGTCAAGCCGCATGCCCCGCCGCCCCTGCCCCGGCGTGAGCAGGGCAAGGCCCCGGAAACGCGGCGCGTGGTGGTGTCCTCCACCGCCCATGTGCGCGAGGTCCGCATGCAGGAGGTCGCGCCCCAGCCGGCCGAGGCCCCGCCCGCACCGGCCGAGGCCAGCGTCCCGGACCCCGTCAGTCAGGAGGTCCGGGTCACCGAGGTGCGCGCCAGCCACGCCGAGAGGGCCGCTGACCCGCGAGCCACCGATCCGAAAGCCACCGATCCGAAAGCCACCGATCCGAAAGCCAGTGAGCAGCGGGCCGGCGAGCCGAAAGCCACGGCGCAGCAGGTCAGTCAGCAGACCAGCGAGAAGATCCGGGCCGACTGGAAAGGGGTGGCCACGCCCAGCCCCGCGCCCGCCGAGCCGCCCATGCAGCCGCGTGTCGGTGGCGAGGCCCTGCGCGCGGAGGCCCGGACCGGCACAGCAACCGGGACCCTGCCGGCGGCTGACCCTGCGCCGTCTCCCCTCGGCGCGAATGCCCAGGAACTGGACCAGATGCCCGAAGCGCAACTGGCCGAGCTGGCCCGGCTGACCGGCTACCGCCTGGACCATCTGGGCGGCGGCGTGCTGCGCCTGAAGGCCGAGTTGGGCGCGCACAGTTACGCGGTGCTGGTGGCGCTGGACGAGGCGGCCCGGACTACCCCTGCCTGGAACGAGGAGCAGGGCTACCGCGTGCTGCTGTGCAGCGAGGGCGACGAGCCGCAGGGCGTGTCCCGACTGACCCACGAGGCACTGGCCGCCCTGAACGAACACGCGCGGCTGGCCCCGCTGTCGCCGGTGGACCTGCGCGGGTACTGGAAGGCGGGCCATGTAGACCTGGAATCCGCCGCCAGCATCGCCGAACTGATCAGCGCCCATCTGGCGCAGCGCGGCATCTTCAGCTTCGTGCTGCTGACGCTGGCGCAGCAGCCGGCCCACAGCGTGATCAGCGTGCCGCGGCTGGCCGAGAAGTTGGGCAGCGGCGTCAACTACGCCGAACTGGGCAGCATTCTGGAAACCCTGACCCGCGCCCCCTTCCTGGCCCTGACCCCGCTGCCTGGCGGCCAGTTTCTGCTGCGCGTGGGCGTGGCCGACATCCTGGCCGATCTGGCCGAATACTCCGAGGGCGTGCGCCGCCGCATCCGCACCCCGGCGGCGTCCGGCGCGGTCCGGCGCGAGGGCGTTCGGGCCTAGACCTGAGACGCAACGCCTGAGCGGCAGGCCTGCCGTCAAAACACACGGTTGACCGGTCACTGCGCCCCTACACTGGCGCGGTGACTGCCGGTTCAGCCCCCATGTCCGCCCCTATTCCCGAATTGCGCGCGGCGCTGCTGGCGTGGTTCGATGCTGCGGGCCGTGACCTGCCGTGGCGGCTGGGCTCCGAGGGGCGGCGCGATCCCTACCGCGTGTGGGTGGCCGAGATCCTGCTGCAGCAGACGCAGGTGGCGCGCGGGCTGCACTACTATGACCGCTTTCTGGAGGCGTTCCCGACAGTTGAAGCCCTGGCCGACGCGCCTGTTGAGGCGGTGCTGAAAGCCTGGGAGGGCTGCGGCTACTACGCCCGCGCCCGCAACCTGCACCGCGCGGCGCAGCTCATCGCTGCGGACGGCTTTCCCACCGATTATGGCGGCTGGCTGGCGCTGCCGGGGGTGGGGCCGTACACCGCCGCCGCTGTGGCGAGCCTGGCCCACGGCGAGGCCCGCGCGGTCAACGACGGCAACGTGCGCCGGGTGCTGTCACGGCTGTACGGCGAGGCCCGGTCCACCGACGCGTGGGTCCAGGCGCGGGCCGACGCCCTGCTGTCACCGGACCGTCCTGGCGCGTGGAACGAGGCCGTGATGGATCTGGGGGCCACGGTCTGCACGCCCCGAGCGCCGCGCTGCCCCGAATGTCCCCTGGCGGCCCACTGCGCGGCGCGGGCGAGCGGCACGCCCACGGCCTTTCCCGCGCCCAAAGTCAGAACGGCGGCGCGGGCGGTGCAGGCGGTGGCCCTGCTGATCGGCGATGACAGGCAGGCCGTGCTGGAGCGGCGAGAGGGCCAACTGCTGGGCGGCCTGATGGGCCTGCCGATGCAGGCGGTTGGCCCGGACGGCAGCGTGTCGGAGGCTTTGAAGACGGTGTGTGAGCGGCTGGGTGCCACCCCCGGCGAACTGCTGGGACAGGTCAGCCACAGCATGACCCACCGCCAGATCACGCTGCACGTCTACGCGGCGACTTCCGGTCTGCCCCGGCAGGCGGTGGCGACGGCGGCCCTCTCGAAACTGGACCACAAGGCGTTGGGGCTGCTGCAGGCGCGGCAGCAGAGCCTGTTTGCCGCGCCACTCACCGAAGGTTCATCCGTTTGAGGGACGCGCCGATCTTTTGCCGCGCGCTACACTACCCCTGCTTATGAAGTCCAAGCCCGCTGCCGCCGCCGTCCGCACGCTCCAGAAAACACGCAGCGCGGCGCGTGGGGCGCTGCTGTGGGGTTACGAGCAGCGACTGGCCCGCGAGGTGGGTGCGGGGGGCAAATTGCCGCGTCATCTGGGCCTGATTCTGGACGGCAACCGCCGTTACGCGCGGGCCGGGGGCATGGGCCGCGAGATGGGCCACTCCTTCGGGGCCGACAAGGCCCACGAGGTCTTGCAGTGGTGCCTGGAACTGGGCATTCCCGCCGTAACCATCTGGGTGCTGTCCACCGACAACAGCAGCCGTGACCCGGAAGAGATCGCGCACATCCTGAGCCTGCTGCAGCGCGAGGCGCTGAACCTGTCCACCGATCCGCGCATCCACGCCAACCGCGTGCGGGTGCGCGCCATTGGGCAGCACAGCAATTTTCCGGGCCATGTGCTGGACGCCCTGCGCGAGTTGGAATCCAAGACCGCCCATTACGACGGCATGCGCCTGAACATCGCCGTGGGCTACGGCGGGCGCGAGGAGATCGTGGACGCGGTCAAGACCCACCTGTCGGCGCAGGCCGCCGCCGGGCTCACGCTGACGCAGGCCGCCGCCGAACTGGCCCCGGACCACATCAGCGCGCACCTGTACACCGCCGACACCCCAGACCCCGACTTCATCATCCGCACCAGCGGCGAGATCCGGCTGTCGGGCTTCATGCTCTGGCAGAGCGTGTATTCCGAGTTCTACTTCTGCGACGTGTACTGGCCGGGCTTCCGCCGGGTGGACTTTCTGCGGGCGCTGCGGGACTTTCAGGGCCGGGACCGGCGTTTCGGCAAGTAGGGCTGCCCGGGCGGAGCGCCCCCACCGGGGGAGGACGGCAAATCTTCCGCGCCGCGCCTCACCGGTCCTCTACACTCGCCGGCTGTGAATCCTGCCCTTCTGAAGCCCGCCCTGATGTCTCTTGCCGCCCTGACTGCCGCCGTCTCGCTGGCGTCCTGTGCGCCCGCCGCTGGCGATTCCAGCACCAGGAGTTCCACGACCCCGGTACCACGCTATCCGTTCAAGACGGGCACGACCTGGACCATCAGCGGAACCGACCAGAACTTCAATAAAATTGAAGGCAAGATCACGCTGGTTGACGAAGACCCTCTGTACCGCGACAACAGTGGCAGAGGGAGCTGGTTCTACGACGCCGACAACGGCTACATCGCCCTTTACGAGCTGGAGCGGTCCACGCGCTTCGTGGTCTGGGATGTCTCCGAATCCAAACGGCTGGTGGCCTGTTACCTGGGTGGGTCGTATGACAGCAACCAGACCCGCTATGAGGGCGTAAGCCTGGCAGGTTCAGCCGACGAGATCAACGGCCTGTTTGCCAAGCTTGGGAACGGTGTGCTCGGCGGCAGCTGTGTGGTGACCCGCAGCTGAAGCCCGCTGGCCCTCAGGCCTCGCGCACCCCGGTGACCCAGTAGCGCACGCGCTCGGCGACGTTTTCCATGTGGTCGCCGACGCGCTCCAGACTGCGCCCCACCCGCATCAGCATCAGCGCCTTGCTGATGTTGCGCGGGTCTTCGAGCATGTAGGTCACCAGTTCACGCTGAATCTGCTCGTACAGGTCGTCGACCTCGTCGTCCATCGTGATGGTGGCCTCGGCGCGGGTCACGTCGCGCTCCGCGATGGCCGTGCGCAGGTTCTGACTCATCTCGCCCAGACGGGTCAGCATGCGCGCCAGATTCACGTATTTCTTGAGCGCCGGGGCCTGGGCCAGTTCCGCGCCGTCCTCGGCGACGTGCACCACGTAATCGCCCATGCGCTCGATGTCCGACAGGCTTTTCAGGATCAGCGCCACCAGCCGCAGGTCACGGGCCACCGGCTGGTGCAGCGCGATGATCCGCAGGCATTCGGCCTCGATGCGGGCCTCCTGGGCGTCCACCTCGCGGTCCAGGGCGCGGACCTCCGGGAGCCGCTCGGTCTGTTCGTGCAGCAGCACGTCGGCGGCCACCGGCAGCATCTGTTCGACGGTGTTCAGCATGTTCAGGGCGCCGTTCAGGACGCTTTGCAGGTCATTTTCAAGCACTTCACGCATGGGGCACTCCTTGGTGGGTTCCGGCAGGTGGGAGGGGCGGGGCGGCGGGTCAGCCCCTCGTCTAGCCCATGCTGCCAACCCCCGGCAGCGTGAAGCAAAAGGCGTTGCGCCCGCCTAAGCGCGCGGCCCAGGCCTGACCGCCCCAGCCCTGCACGACGCTGCGGACGATGTACAGCCCCATGCCGCTGCCCTGTCCGGTGGCTCCTGCGCCGCGGGTATGGGCCTGAAACAGGCTGTCGCTGTCGGGAATGGGCAGGCCGTGGTCCAGCACGCAGACCTCGGCCCAGCTGCCGCGCGCGGCGGTCTGAACCTCGATGTCCTGGTCCGGCGGCCCGTATTTCAGGGCATTCTCGATCAGGTTCAGCAGCACCTGCAGCAGCTTGTCGGGATCGGCGCGCACCAGATGGTCCGGCCCGAAACTCAGGCGCGAGCCTCGGGCGGTCAACTCGCCTTCCAGCAGGCGCTCGGCGCGGGCGAACGCCTCGGCCAGCGGCAGCGTGCGGGCGCGGGTGGGGCGGAATCCCACCGCCAGGTCCTCCACCAGCCGCGCCAGGCGCCCGGTTTCCTGCAGCCCCTGGCGCACGAAGTTCTGCGACAGCTCGCGCGGCATGTCGTACTCCAGCGCCTCCAGCACGCCTCT
It encodes the following:
- a CDS encoding ketosteroid isomerase-related protein, whose product is MSSRTTDPHPATDAVPSPQARTHELITRYYAAFNNSDPAGMLELLSDDVQHDINQGGTELGKAAFAAFLAHMDAHYREEARDVTVMVSADGVRAAAEFVIHGEYLKTDADLPAARGQNYALPVGAFFEVHGGQIARVSNYYNLQDWTRQVGG
- the phoU gene encoding phosphate signaling complex protein PhoU, which produces MREVLENDLQSVLNGALNMLNTVEQMLPVAADVLLHEQTERLPEVRALDREVDAQEARIEAECLRIIALHQPVARDLRLVALILKSLSDIERMGDYVVHVAEDGAELAQAPALKKYVNLARMLTRLGEMSQNLRTAIAERDVTRAEATITMDDEVDDLYEQIQRELVTYMLEDPRNISKALMLMRVGRSLERVGDHMENVAERVRYWVTGVREA
- a CDS encoding isoprenyl transferase; protein product: MKSKPAAAAVRTLQKTRSAARGALLWGYEQRLAREVGAGGKLPRHLGLILDGNRRYARAGGMGREMGHSFGADKAHEVLQWCLELGIPAVTIWVLSTDNSSRDPEEIAHILSLLQREALNLSTDPRIHANRVRVRAIGQHSNFPGHVLDALRELESKTAHYDGMRLNIAVGYGGREEIVDAVKTHLSAQAAAGLTLTQAAAELAPDHISAHLYTADTPDPDFIIRTSGEIRLSGFMLWQSVYSEFYFCDVYWPGFRRVDFLRALRDFQGRDRRFGK
- the mutY gene encoding A/G-specific adenine glycosylase, giving the protein MSAPIPELRAALLAWFDAAGRDLPWRLGSEGRRDPYRVWVAEILLQQTQVARGLHYYDRFLEAFPTVEALADAPVEAVLKAWEGCGYYARARNLHRAAQLIAADGFPTDYGGWLALPGVGPYTAAAVASLAHGEARAVNDGNVRRVLSRLYGEARSTDAWVQARADALLSPDRPGAWNEAVMDLGATVCTPRAPRCPECPLAAHCAARASGTPTAFPAPKVRTAARAVQAVALLIGDDRQAVLERREGQLLGGLMGLPMQAVGPDGSVSEALKTVCERLGATPGELLGQVSHSMTHRQITLHVYAATSGLPRQAVATAALSKLDHKALGLLQARQQSLFAAPLTEGSSV
- a CDS encoding sensor histidine kinase, producing the protein MNSTGGTADFWIDALPQAVLLCEGGTVVRLNAAASRLWGVSQARAAGRPVLEVVRRHTLEALIERGGELELEVSGRTLRCAATRDGDACALIVEDLTAHRRREAELREATAVLSHEFRTPVTALRGVLEALEYDMPRELSQNFVRQGLQETGRLARLVEDLAVGFRPTRARTLPLAEAFARAERLLEGELTARGSRLSFGPDHLVRADPDKLLQVLLNLIENALKYGPPDQDIEVQTAARGSWAEVCVLDHGLPIPDSDSLFQAHTRGAGATGQGSGMGLYIVRSVVQGWGGQAWAARLGGRNAFCFTLPGVGSMG